The following coding sequences are from one Candidatus Ozemobacteraceae bacterium window:
- a CDS encoding glycosyltransferase family 4 protein, which yields MARQKFLFINKASPLHPGGAEIRSWEVARRLVRMGYAVIWIGAKTSVQERVSELRDNVRVISVPTLPDFVLKRFEPTSHVVLAWSCLMLMGTIRNLLGAERFDAVREDWSPFPPSFILPLRRYRGPRRLAIIHNHPACFATWQASYGLLPGIAGFLAARWTHPPLGAYHHVICANRTDFERLRRCTPPSRIHFIPNGVDLESLSPGRADAPREDGPVRLLFAGRLVAAKGGEHLLRALHILNDTRGAPFTCTFAGSGPDEKRLRELAGILGLGSRVRFRGHVPHEEMATLYHSHDILVHPSISEGHPLTILEAFAAGLPVVASDLPAIREMGPSPALNLVEPGSAENLAAALAAALASTAFRTSAGKTSAQVAGIRSWDVVAREELDCLLS from the coding sequence ATGGCCCGTCAGAAGTTCCTGTTCATCAACAAGGCATCGCCTCTTCACCCCGGCGGCGCCGAGATCAGAAGCTGGGAAGTCGCAAGACGCCTCGTCCGGATGGGGTATGCAGTCATCTGGATCGGCGCAAAAACGTCTGTACAGGAACGTGTATCGGAACTGCGGGACAACGTTCGAGTCATCAGCGTGCCGACGTTACCGGACTTCGTGCTGAAGCGGTTCGAACCGACGTCTCACGTTGTCCTGGCCTGGTCGTGCCTGATGCTCATGGGAACCATCCGCAATCTTCTGGGCGCAGAGCGGTTCGACGCCGTCCGGGAAGACTGGTCGCCCTTTCCGCCTTCGTTCATCCTGCCCCTCAGGCGTTACCGCGGACCACGTCGTCTCGCGATCATCCATAACCACCCTGCATGTTTTGCCACCTGGCAAGCGTCTTACGGCCTGCTCCCCGGCATTGCCGGTTTTCTCGCGGCCCGATGGACGCATCCGCCTCTCGGGGCGTATCATCACGTGATCTGTGCCAACCGGACCGATTTCGAAAGGCTTCGCCGGTGCACTCCTCCGTCCCGCATTCATTTCATCCCCAACGGGGTCGACCTGGAGTCCCTTTCCCCCGGAAGGGCTGATGCCCCTCGGGAGGATGGTCCGGTCCGCCTGCTCTTCGCTGGAAGACTGGTCGCGGCAAAAGGCGGAGAGCACCTTCTCCGCGCCCTGCACATTCTGAATGACACCCGTGGTGCCCCCTTCACCTGCACGTTCGCAGGTTCCGGCCCTGACGAGAAGCGGCTTCGCGAACTGGCTGGCATACTCGGGCTCGGGTCCCGGGTCCGGTTCCGCGGCCATGTTCCACACGAGGAGATGGCAACCCTCTATCATTCCCACGATATTCTGGTTCACCCATCCATCAGCGAAGGGCACCCTCTCACCATTCTCGAAGCTTTCGCGGCCGGCCTGCCGGTCGTGGCCAGCGACCTTCCGGCAATCCGGGAAATGGGACCGTCACCGGCCCTGAACCTGGTTGAACCGGGATCGGCGGAGAACCTTGCCGCGGCGCTTGCGGCCGCCCTCGCGTCGACGGCGTTCCGGACATCCGCCGGCAAGACGAGCGCGCAAGTCGCGGGCATCAGGTCATGGGACGTGGTCGCGCGAGAAGAGCTGGATTGTCTTTTATCGTAA
- a CDS encoding DUF2304 domain-containing protein: MSDQFEETRLPPRQKAWVVTLSCSILYLTLDLVRRRRFREDDSWLWLLVGIITFVLGLHYRLLKRISSLLGIVAPTSTIFFFGQLFLMLLALQSSLRHAALTRAIQVLAQEHSLHLATHHRKQAPGTGRNP, from the coding sequence ATGTCTGACCAGTTCGAAGAAACCCGTCTCCCGCCCCGGCAGAAAGCCTGGGTCGTCACCCTGAGCTGCAGCATCCTGTATCTCACCCTCGACCTCGTCCGGCGCCGCAGGTTTCGGGAAGACGATTCCTGGCTGTGGCTCCTTGTCGGCATTATCACCTTCGTCCTGGGACTCCATTACAGGCTGCTGAAGCGCATCAGTTCCCTCCTCGGCATCGTCGCTCCGACCTCGACCATCTTCTTCTTCGGCCAGCTGTTTCTGATGCTCCTCGCCCTCCAGAGCTCCCTCCGCCATGCCGCGCTGACAAGGGCCATCCAGGTTCTTGCCCAGGAGCATTCTCTCCATCTCGCGACTCACCATCGCAAGCAAGCCCCGGGAACCGGAAGAAATCCCTGA
- a CDS encoding glycosyltransferase family 2 protein, translating into MIPVQPPSGFPTRRPPPGRHKSRPHPPRESLERAGPAPLRRVLICIPAFNEEHRLPATLRSLADTLPGGADVVVVSDGSTDATVSIAEKAGVHCISLPINLGYGGALQTGFKYALRQGYDVLVQMDADGQHDAGSIPKLIAPIQQAQADFVVGNRFHKGCPYDSPFVRDVGRRFFASICRCLTGVPLKDPTSGFKALNRRVLELLVRDGFPMDYPDADVFIMLHLAGIRIREVDVMMHRALPGQSMHSGWFHPVRYTAKMLMSIVMTLLRHLGGHDV; encoded by the coding sequence ATGATCCCTGTCCAGCCCCCCTCAGGCTTCCCGACACGACGTCCGCCGCCCGGACGGCACAAATCGCGACCCCACCCCCCGCGCGAATCTCTTGAACGCGCTGGTCCGGCGCCTTTGCGGCGTGTCCTGATATGCATTCCGGCGTTCAACGAGGAGCACAGGCTTCCGGCAACGCTGAGATCCCTTGCAGATACCCTGCCCGGCGGCGCAGATGTTGTCGTCGTGAGCGACGGGTCGACCGATGCGACGGTTTCCATTGCGGAAAAAGCCGGCGTACATTGTATATCATTACCGATAAATCTTGGCTACGGCGGCGCACTGCAGACAGGGTTCAAATATGCCCTTCGCCAGGGATACGACGTTCTCGTGCAGATGGACGCGGACGGGCAGCACGACGCCGGCTCGATTCCGAAGTTGATCGCCCCCATCCAGCAAGCGCAGGCCGATTTCGTCGTCGGCAACAGATTCCACAAAGGGTGCCCTTACGACTCCCCGTTCGTCCGAGATGTCGGCAGACGGTTTTTCGCATCGATCTGCCGGTGTCTCACCGGTGTTCCACTGAAGGATCCCACGTCGGGATTCAAGGCACTGAATCGCCGGGTTCTGGAACTGCTCGTCCGCGACGGATTTCCCATGGATTACCCTGACGCGGATGTTTTCATCATGCTCCATCTCGCGGGAATTCGGATTCGCGAAGTGGATGTGATGATGCACAGGGCGCTTCCGGGACAGAGCATGCACAGCGGCTGGTTTCATCCGGTCCGCTATACGGCGAAAATGCTCATGTCCATCGTGATGACACTTCTTCGCCACCTCGGAGGGCATGATGTCTGA
- a CDS encoding type II secretion system F family protein: MPKFDCEVKNAKGEVLKTQIEAESMAKLASMLSDKGFYLIKATAAKEGGSFNLSFGGSVSAKELMVFTVQLSTLVGSAIPLVDSVGIMYDQAENPYFKDVLDKVGKDLRSGQPFSGALRKHPKVFNNIYCNMIEAGEAGGILDKVLMRLAAFSEADSKIRGKVKSALTLPVVQFVLAIGCVVFLLVKIFPNFTKMFKKMKAELPPITKFLIWASDTLREQYVLVIGVLAGVAFGLYTFFKTELGESLLARFVISAPILGPISKKIAISRFARTLCSLLGSGVPILDALRITGSVMGNKVLEEIVGQMAISVQQGKGLASSVKGSKIFPSMVQKMMEVGENSGNLDKMLEKVADFYDQETSEALEGLTSALTPILTVFMGIVIGGIALSVFMPLFSIVQQMK, encoded by the coding sequence ATGCCGAAGTTCGACTGTGAAGTCAAGAACGCGAAGGGCGAAGTTCTCAAAACACAGATAGAAGCGGAGAGCATGGCGAAACTCGCCTCGATGCTGTCCGACAAGGGTTTCTACCTGATCAAGGCGACCGCCGCGAAGGAAGGCGGCAGCTTCAACCTCTCCTTCGGCGGCAGCGTTTCGGCCAAGGAGTTGATGGTCTTCACCGTCCAGCTGTCGACGCTCGTCGGTTCGGCCATCCCTCTGGTCGACTCGGTTGGCATCATGTACGACCAGGCCGAGAATCCCTATTTCAAAGACGTCCTCGACAAGGTCGGCAAGGATCTCCGCTCCGGCCAGCCGTTCTCTGGGGCGCTCCGCAAACATCCGAAAGTTTTCAACAATATCTACTGCAATATGATCGAGGCCGGCGAGGCCGGCGGTATTCTCGACAAGGTGCTCATGCGGCTGGCGGCCTTTTCCGAAGCCGATTCCAAGATCAGGGGCAAGGTCAAGTCGGCCCTCACCCTTCCGGTCGTCCAGTTCGTTCTCGCCATCGGCTGCGTCGTCTTCCTGCTCGTGAAGATCTTCCCGAACTTCACGAAGATGTTCAAGAAGATGAAAGCCGAGCTTCCGCCCATCACGAAGTTCCTGATCTGGGCGTCGGACACCCTCCGTGAGCAGTATGTCCTCGTGATCGGCGTTCTCGCGGGCGTCGCCTTCGGCCTTTACACCTTTTTCAAGACGGAGCTCGGGGAGTCGCTTCTGGCGAGATTCGTCATCTCCGCCCCGATCCTCGGGCCGATTTCGAAAAAAATCGCGATCAGCCGGTTCGCCCGCACGCTTTGTTCCCTTCTCGGTTCCGGCGTTCCGATCCTCGATGCGCTTCGCATCACCGGCTCGGTCATGGGCAACAAGGTGCTCGAGGAGATCGTCGGCCAGATGGCCATTTCCGTACAACAGGGCAAGGGGCTCGCATCGAGCGTCAAGGGCAGCAAGATTTTTCCCTCGATGGTCCAGAAGATGATGGAGGTCGGCGAGAACTCCGGCAATCTCGACAAGATGCTCGAGAAGGTCGCCGACTTTTACGACCAGGAGACCTCCGAGGCGCTCGAAGGACTCACCAGCGCCCTCACCCCGATCCTCACCGTCTTCATGGGCATCGTCATCGGCGGCATCGCCCTGTCGGTCTTCATGCCCCTCTTCTCGATCGTCCAGCAGATGAAATGA
- a CDS encoding ATPase, T2SS/T4P/T4SS family: MFKRKKIGEMLIEAGHITDKELNIALAEQKKRGKRLGQVLIELGYLTDAKLLPVLGKQLKVPFVDLNKVEIKPEILKMVPEKIARKHMLVPINFDGKSLMIGMADPLDVFIIDEIQFQNNCEVVRSICSEVQINETLDKLYVAGAMADALSQITADGPEGDKKGDMDNLKKASEETPIIKLVNLILTQAVQKGASDIHIEPDEGELRIRYRIDGTLQIAMTLQPEAQASAVSRLKILSGMDISERRIPQDGRIQMTIMDKPIDFRVNTIPVAFGEKVCLRILDKSNVQVSLDQMGFTPDNYKLLTKAIGAPNGMVLVTGPTGSGKTTTLYACLNAIKGVDMNICTVENPVEYKLKLINQVQVRQEINLDFATVLRAFLRQDPDVIMLGEIRDKETATIAIEAALTGHLVFATLHTNDAPSTATRLVDMGVEPFLVSAALLCIVSQRLAKRICKVCRNPDTTITPEVLNEIGLPPEAINTTYYRGKGCDKCGNTGYKGRLGVHEVMYTSEKIRRLIIQNAGPDDLMQAAIAGGMKTLREDITLKFQQGLTTPEEIFALSRKE; the protein is encoded by the coding sequence ATGTTCAAACGGAAAAAAATCGGCGAGATGTTGATCGAAGCCGGCCATATCACGGACAAGGAGCTGAACATCGCCCTTGCCGAGCAGAAGAAGCGCGGGAAGCGCCTCGGCCAGGTGCTGATCGAACTGGGGTATCTCACCGACGCGAAGCTCCTCCCGGTGCTGGGAAAGCAGCTCAAGGTGCCGTTCGTCGACCTGAACAAGGTCGAAATAAAGCCTGAGATATTGAAAATGGTGCCCGAGAAGATCGCGCGCAAGCACATGCTCGTGCCGATCAACTTCGACGGCAAGAGTCTGATGATCGGGATGGCGGACCCGCTCGACGTGTTCATCATCGACGAGATCCAGTTCCAGAACAACTGCGAGGTCGTCCGCTCGATCTGCTCCGAAGTCCAGATCAACGAGACGCTCGACAAGCTGTACGTCGCCGGCGCCATGGCCGACGCCCTGAGCCAGATCACCGCCGACGGCCCCGAGGGCGACAAGAAAGGCGACATGGACAACCTGAAGAAGGCCAGCGAGGAAACCCCGATCATCAAGCTGGTCAATCTGATCCTCACCCAGGCCGTTCAGAAGGGCGCCTCCGACATCCATATCGAGCCCGACGAAGGGGAGTTGCGCATCCGCTACCGCATCGACGGCACCCTCCAGATCGCGATGACCCTCCAGCCCGAAGCACAGGCGTCGGCCGTCTCCCGCCTCAAGATCCTCTCGGGCATGGACATCTCGGAGCGGCGCATCCCGCAGGACGGCCGCATCCAGATGACGATCATGGACAAGCCGATCGATTTCCGCGTCAACACGATTCCGGTCGCGTTCGGCGAGAAGGTCTGCCTGCGGATTCTCGACAAGTCGAACGTCCAGGTAAGCCTCGACCAGATGGGCTTCACCCCGGACAACTACAAGCTGCTCACGAAAGCCATCGGCGCCCCAAACGGCATGGTGCTCGTCACGGGCCCCACGGGCTCGGGAAAAACCACGACGCTGTATGCGTGCCTGAACGCCATCAAGGGCGTCGACATGAACATCTGCACCGTCGAAAACCCCGTCGAATACAAACTGAAGCTGATCAACCAGGTGCAGGTACGCCAGGAGATCAACCTCGACTTCGCGACGGTGCTGCGCGCGTTCCTGCGACAGGATCCAGATGTCATCATGCTCGGCGAGATCCGCGACAAGGAGACGGCGACGATCGCCATCGAAGCGGCCCTCACCGGTCACCTCGTTTTCGCGACGCTCCACACCAACGACGCCCCCAGCACCGCGACCCGCCTCGTCGACATGGGCGTCGAGCCGTTCCTCGTCTCGGCCGCGCTTCTCTGTATCGTCTCTCAGCGTCTGGCGAAGCGCATCTGCAAGGTCTGCCGGAATCCCGACACGACCATCACCCCGGAGGTCCTCAACGAGATCGGCCTCCCCCCCGAGGCGATAAATACCACGTATTATAGAGGCAAGGGCTGCGACAAATGCGGCAACACCGGCTACAAGGGCCGTCTCGGCGTCCACGAGGTGATGTACACAAGCGAGAAGATCCGTCGCCTGATCATCCAGAACGCCGGTCCCGACGACCTGATGCAGGCCGCGATCGCCGGGGGCATGAAGACCCTGCGCGAGGACATCACCCTGAAATTCCAGCAGGGCCTCACCACCCCCGAAGAAATCTTCGCCCTCTCCCGCAAAGAATAG
- a CDS encoding tetratricopeptide repeat protein has translation MAPVDSYNTALIDELVDACIKFLRVHPKHHEVLFHLGNAFYIKEQYDKASFCFVKAVNIHPKNPVYYLHMGHAYRRIGDREQAIAAYESVLTLNPRFADAHFNIGLLFYDNRSLDKAMASFSNALAINPRYAAARYYVGRILQDQGAFNKAMIEYRRVVEDHLGGRLDKSSVTIDFGLVFTDLGLLDIAEREYKRLLKEHPEYADLHYHLGMVLKKQGRTDEAMDEFQQAIKLNPHYMDARRKYWESAR, from the coding sequence GTGGCCCCCGTCGATAGCTACAACACAGCCCTGATCGACGAATTGGTCGACGCCTGCATCAAGTTCCTGCGGGTGCATCCCAAGCACCACGAGGTGCTGTTTCATCTCGGAAATGCTTTCTACATCAAGGAGCAATACGACAAGGCCTCGTTCTGCTTCGTAAAAGCGGTCAATATACATCCCAAGAACCCCGTCTACTACCTCCACATGGGCCACGCCTACCGGCGCATCGGCGACAGGGAACAGGCGATCGCGGCATACGAGTCGGTGCTGACGCTGAATCCCCGCTTCGCCGACGCACACTTCAACATCGGCCTCCTGTTCTACGACAACCGCTCCCTCGACAAGGCGATGGCCAGCTTCTCGAACGCTCTGGCCATCAATCCGCGCTACGCGGCGGCGCGCTACTACGTCGGCCGCATCCTCCAGGATCAGGGAGCCTTCAACAAGGCGATGATCGAGTACCGACGCGTCGTCGAGGATCATCTCGGCGGGCGGCTGGACAAAAGCAGCGTCACCATCGATTTCGGTCTCGTCTTCACCGACCTCGGCCTACTCGACATCGCCGAACGAGAGTACAAGCGCCTGTTGAAGGAACATCCCGAATACGCCGACCTGCATTACCATCTCGGGATGGTTCTGAAGAAGCAGGGACGCACGGATGAGGCCATGGACGAGTTCCAGCAGGCGATCAAGCTCAACCCCCACTACATGGATGCCCGCCGCAAATACTGGGAGTCAGCCCGCTGA
- a CDS encoding PP2C family protein-serine/threonine phosphatase, which yields MRTYLKRYPFILFTAGILLVVGGIALTLNRIPADIRYSAENLLSLGFLVFTSLLLGIISFWWNTIRNLSTDHVDGSPLPDTPPADLTDLFFQSNALIDWYKSSISRLHNRCVDLERISHLLGYMNYAAELGRQLHVALQLCQELFPTMTILIYTREASALQFACGTKPRTGEVLPLISKDDPITRKMLEIIRQEIDIERLNSDDWKNFSLPLRGRQEPRDLTILPLMVWNRILGLVVFTNSERRALADDEKVMATLFNKHIAICIENHRLFKENLRQDRLIHEVDIARTLQTSTLPQQSPIQQGLDVHGTCVPCNEISGDYYDLIPLSNDRLLATIADVSGKGLPAALFLSKIQALVRAMADKFDGPGPFLLFLSEQLAKEQMGPLFATMIIAVFDPKKRTVTCASAGHCKPLVVRSGTGFVEEIDFDAGIPLGLFEQEENAYSERTVDLLPGDGVFLYTDGVLDLLNRQGERFGLERLKTALDTAPAGKAASVVYHVMNEMNRFKETIPHDDDITMVYVKSEKAAT from the coding sequence ATGCGCACCTACCTGAAACGATACCCGTTCATTCTGTTCACGGCCGGCATTCTGCTGGTCGTGGGCGGCATCGCGCTCACGCTGAATCGTATTCCCGCTGATATACGGTATTCGGCGGAGAACCTGCTGAGCCTCGGGTTTCTCGTCTTCACGTCTCTCCTGCTCGGCATCATCAGCTTCTGGTGGAACACCATCAGGAACCTGTCGACCGATCACGTCGACGGTTCGCCGCTTCCCGATACCCCCCCGGCGGATCTGACGGATCTGTTCTTCCAGTCGAACGCCCTCATCGACTGGTACAAAAGCAGCATTTCCCGCCTGCACAACCGGTGCGTCGATCTCGAGCGCATCTCGCACCTGCTCGGCTACATGAACTACGCGGCCGAGCTCGGCCGCCAGCTGCACGTGGCGCTCCAGCTCTGTCAGGAGCTGTTCCCCACGATGACGATCCTCATCTACACGCGCGAGGCGTCAGCCCTTCAGTTCGCGTGCGGCACGAAGCCGCGCACCGGCGAGGTTCTCCCGCTGATTTCGAAAGACGACCCGATCACCCGCAAGATGCTCGAGATCATCCGGCAGGAAATCGACATCGAGCGCCTGAACTCGGATGACTGGAAGAACTTCTCCCTGCCTCTCCGGGGGCGCCAGGAGCCGCGTGATTTGACGATCCTCCCGCTCATGGTCTGGAACCGCATTCTCGGTCTCGTCGTCTTCACGAACTCAGAAAGGCGCGCGCTCGCCGACGACGAGAAGGTGATGGCGACCCTGTTCAACAAGCACATCGCCATCTGCATCGAGAACCACCGGCTGTTCAAGGAGAACCTACGCCAGGATCGTCTGATCCACGAGGTCGACATCGCCCGGACGCTGCAGACCTCGACGCTTCCGCAGCAGTCGCCGATTCAGCAGGGCCTCGACGTTCACGGCACCTGCGTTCCCTGCAACGAGATCTCGGGCGATTACTACGACCTGATCCCGCTTTCCAACGACCGCCTGCTCGCGACGATCGCCGACGTTTCCGGGAAGGGGCTTCCCGCGGCCCTGTTCCTGTCGAAGATCCAGGCGCTGGTTCGCGCCATGGCCGACAAGTTCGACGGGCCGGGCCCGTTCCTGCTGTTCCTTTCGGAGCAGCTCGCCAAGGAGCAGATGGGGCCGCTGTTCGCCACGATGATCATCGCGGTGTTCGATCCGAAGAAGCGCACCGTGACCTGCGCGAGCGCCGGCCATTGCAAGCCGCTCGTGGTGCGCAGCGGCACAGGTTTCGTCGAGGAGATCGACTTCGATGCGGGCATCCCGCTCGGCCTGTTCGAGCAGGAGGAGAACGCCTATTCGGAACGCACCGTCGACCTTCTTCCCGGCGACGGCGTCTTCCTCTACACCGACGGCGTGCTCGACCTCCTCAACCGGCAGGGCGAGCGGTTCGGCCTCGAGCGGCTCAAGACGGCCCTCGACACGGCGCCGGCAGGAAAAGCGGCGTCGGTGGTGTATCATGTGATGAACGAGATGAACAGGTTCAAGGAAACCATTCCCCATGATGACGACATCACGATGGTGTATGTGAAATCGGAAAAGGCAGCCACATGA
- a CDS encoding HEAT repeat domain-containing protein translates to MLELEFKILLLTMVYFAGWFIFEKVFSAAWERWTAQPSTGSRPANRTRVPTLASVTPLDQTFRYIRGLKNPDWRVRRISCIQLGDKRGTAVVQALIAALADPKEEVSMAAGEALAKIGDPAAINALQEHLQKLDSRLDGTWEQYRAA, encoded by the coding sequence ATGCTGGAACTCGAATTCAAGATTCTGCTCCTGACGATGGTCTATTTCGCGGGATGGTTCATTTTCGAGAAAGTCTTCTCGGCCGCCTGGGAACGCTGGACGGCGCAGCCCTCGACCGGCTCGCGGCCGGCGAACAGGACTCGCGTTCCCACCCTGGCTTCCGTCACGCCGCTCGATCAGACCTTTCGGTACATCCGGGGCCTGAAGAACCCCGACTGGCGCGTCCGCCGCATCTCCTGCATCCAGCTCGGCGACAAGCGCGGCACGGCCGTCGTCCAGGCCCTCATCGCCGCCCTCGCCGATCCGAAGGAAGAAGTCAGCATGGCCGCGGGCGAAGCGCTTGCCAAAATCGGCGATCCCGCCGCCATCAACGCGCTGCAGGAGCATCTGCAGAAGCTCGACAGCAGGCTCGACGGCACCTGGGAGCAGTATCGGGCCGCATGA